Proteins from one Prevotella sp. E2-28 genomic window:
- a CDS encoding lipocalin family protein, with product MKKNTILCIIATLIMWGCGTKQDPVVTEQEVTVSDDDDQTIYGLACDGCNDTLVIFLPIPYDGGDPDTLHILNAVKKRQIMGKIHIGDKLAIMKNERDSTVADLVIVTEQLMGQWRHLVYPTLHQRADMEGNTERQKIAQLPDSIKALLEIPKEYGIDIKHDNLMYVPGSYAKNVTSDEESPVEYPIAQFFNEWKIFNGRLVMLRCEADSLGEMQTLVSDTADVMLLEADSLVLRFKDDVRSYYRKVEEPKE from the coding sequence ATGAAAAAGAATACAATACTATGCATCATTGCAACCCTCATTATGTGGGGATGCGGAACCAAACAAGACCCCGTTGTAACTGAGCAGGAAGTGACCGTCAGCGATGATGACGACCAGACGATCTACGGTTTGGCCTGTGACGGATGCAATGACACGTTAGTGATTTTTCTGCCTATACCGTATGATGGCGGCGATCCAGATACTTTGCACATCCTAAATGCGGTAAAGAAGCGTCAGATAATGGGTAAGATCCATATTGGCGACAAACTGGCTATCATGAAAAACGAACGAGACTCTACAGTAGCCGACCTAGTAATTGTCACAGAACAGCTTATGGGCCAGTGGCGACACCTAGTCTACCCCACCCTTCATCAGCGTGCCGATATGGAGGGTAACACAGAGCGTCAGAAAATAGCGCAACTGCCCGACTCTATCAAGGCTCTGCTTGAGATTCCCAAAGAGTATGGCATTGATATCAAGCACGATAATTTGATGTATGTGCCTGGCTCATACGCGAAGAATGTCACCTCTGACGAAGAATCGCCCGTGGAATACCCCATTGCGCAATTCTTCAACGAATGGAAAATATTCAACGGACGATTAGTTATGCTTCGCTGTGAAGCCGACTCGCTGGGCGAAATGCAAACGCTAGTTTCTGATACGGCAGATGTAATGCTGCTGGAAGCCGACTCGCTCGTGCTGCGCTTCAAGGACGATGTACGCAGTTATTACCGAAAGGTAGAAGAGCCGAAAGAATAA
- a CDS encoding oxaloacetate decarboxylase yields MATKKQIKFSLVYRDMWQSSGKFQPRKDQLERIAPVIIEMGCFSRVETNGGAFEQVNLMAGENPNDAVRAFCKPFNEAGIQTHMLDRGLNALRMYPVPDDVRELMYKVKKAQGVDIPRIFCGLNDTRNIIPSIKWAKAAGMIPQATLCITTSPVHTVEYYSNIADEVIAAGAEEICLKDMAGIGQPAMLGALTKAIKTKHPEIIIQYHGHSGPGLSMASILEVCNNGADIIDTAIEPLSWGKVHPDIISVQSMLKNEGFDVPEINMNAYMQARTLTQEFIDEWLGYFINPANKHMSSLLLGCGLPGGMMGSMMADLGGIQTMINKIRAQKGEAELTMDDMLVKLFNEVEYVWPRVGYPPLVTPFSQYTKNIALMNLLTIEQGKGRFVMMDDAMWGMILGKSGKIPGTVDPELVELAKKQNREFTDVDPHTLLENALDGFKKEMDENGWDYGKDNEELFELAMHPEQYRAFKSGQAKKQFLADLQKAKDAKLGSKMSAEELAAFKHAKADALVCPSAGQIFYEFNGEGECAPCVEPFIGQKYEEGQTFCYLMEKWGEIVPIPAALGGKLVEVSAKQGAKVRKGDVLAWIERNEK; encoded by the coding sequence ATGGCAACAAAGAAACAAATCAAGTTTAGTCTCGTCTACCGCGATATGTGGCAGTCGTCTGGTAAGTTCCAGCCCCGTAAGGATCAGTTGGAGCGTATTGCCCCCGTCATCATCGAGATGGGCTGTTTCTCACGTGTAGAAACCAATGGTGGTGCCTTTGAGCAGGTGAACCTTATGGCAGGTGAGAATCCTAATGATGCTGTACGTGCTTTCTGTAAGCCCTTCAATGAGGCCGGCATCCAGACCCACATGCTGGATCGTGGCCTGAACGCTCTCCGTATGTATCCTGTTCCCGATGATGTTCGTGAACTGATGTATAAGGTGAAGAAGGCTCAGGGTGTGGACATCCCACGTATCTTCTGCGGATTGAACGACACACGTAATATCATTCCTTCTATCAAGTGGGCCAAGGCTGCTGGCATGATTCCACAGGCCACTCTTTGTATCACCACATCTCCCGTTCACACCGTTGAGTACTACTCAAACATTGCCGACGAGGTAATCGCCGCTGGTGCCGAGGAGATTTGCTTGAAGGATATGGCCGGTATTGGTCAGCCCGCTATGCTGGGTGCTCTGACTAAGGCTATCAAGACCAAACATCCTGAAATCATCATCCAGTATCACGGTCACTCTGGTCCTGGTCTGTCTATGGCCTCTATCCTTGAGGTCTGCAACAATGGTGCCGACATCATCGATACCGCTATCGAGCCTCTCAGCTGGGGTAAGGTTCATCCAGATATCATATCTGTTCAGTCTATGCTGAAGAACGAGGGCTTCGATGTACCCGAAATCAATATGAACGCCTATATGCAGGCCCGTACCCTCACTCAGGAGTTCATCGACGAGTGGCTGGGGTATTTCATTAATCCTGCTAATAAGCACATGTCTTCACTATTGTTGGGTTGTGGTCTGCCTGGTGGTATGATGGGCTCAATGATGGCTGACCTTGGTGGTATCCAGACCATGATTAACAAGATTCGTGCTCAGAAGGGCGAGGCAGAACTGACAATGGACGATATGCTGGTGAAGCTGTTCAACGAGGTTGAATATGTATGGCCACGCGTAGGTTATCCTCCATTGGTAACGCCGTTCTCTCAGTACACCAAGAATATCGCTCTGATGAACCTCCTCACCATCGAGCAGGGCAAGGGTCGTTTCGTGATGATGGACGACGCTATGTGGGGCATGATTCTCGGCAAGAGCGGAAAGATTCCTGGAACCGTTGATCCTGAGCTCGTAGAGTTGGCTAAGAAGCAGAACCGTGAGTTCACAGATGTAGATCCTCATACATTGCTTGAAAACGCCCTTGATGGCTTCAAGAAAGAAATGGACGAGAATGGTTGGGACTATGGAAAGGACAACGAAGAACTCTTCGAGTTGGCCATGCACCCAGAGCAGTATCGTGCATTTAAGAGCGGACAGGCTAAGAAGCAGTTCCTGGCTGACCTCCAAAAAGCTAAGGATGCAAAACTCGGCTCAAAGATGAGCGCTGAGGAACTGGCAGCCTTCAAGCACGCTAAGGCAGACGCACTGGTATGTCCGTCAGCAGGACAGATTTTCTACGAGTTCAATGGTGAGGGCGAATGCGCTCCATGTGTTGAGCCATTCATTGGACAGAAATATGAAGAAGGTCAGACGTTCTGCTATTTAATGGAGAAATGGGGAGAAATAGTTCCCATTCCTGCAGCTCTTGGCGGTAAACTTGTTGAGGTTTCTGCTAAGCAAGGTGCAAAGGTTCGCAAGGGCGACGTGCTCGCATGGATTGAACGTAACGAGAAGTAA
- a CDS encoding hemin receptor translates to MKKIVSLAVFTLAMLPAAAQDTYENARLLGSDLNGTARYVGMGGALDALGADISAIGTNPAAIGVFRHSTASASIGIVSQEDTRRFDQVGKTNFSFDQAGFVYSTQTGQNSFLNFAFNYHKSRNFDQILSAANNLQGSLGKLAYQKSCLASERQGGYYLEEGSNGTVDGWRDKVSNDRAYTYTQWDHVYTNGLNWDQDNFPASETFKNVYFEGTDYSFDRAHSGWIGNFDFNLSGNINNQVFLGLTLGLKQVNYKGYSEYQEFLVDGQDRPIGNTVLADERKITGTGVDLSVGAIFRPFEESAFRFGVSITTPTWYDLKSQNATLLINATDYNALNPSFKNWGYDEYSSGETYEYKYYTPWKFGLSLGHTIGNFLALGASYEYADYSTADNRINDGYDAYGNPDSYSDDVMNAHTENTLKGVSTLKLGAEFKPDPNFAVRFGYNYVSPMYQDNGVRDTRLASIGNWYSSTADYTNWKSTNRITCGLGYKYDGWNFDVAYQYNTTNGQFFPYQPNVTATDVVANSDDSHDFLTNTCTPSDVKFNRHQLLLTVGYTF, encoded by the coding sequence ATGAAAAAGATTGTTTCCCTCGCAGTCTTTACGCTAGCCATGTTGCCAGCGGCTGCACAAGATACCTATGAAAATGCCCGCCTGCTGGGTTCCGACCTCAACGGCACAGCCCGCTATGTGGGTATGGGCGGCGCTCTCGATGCCCTGGGAGCCGACATCTCTGCCATCGGCACCAATCCTGCTGCCATCGGCGTGTTCCGTCACAGCACCGCCAGTGCCTCTATAGGCATTGTGTCTCAGGAAGACACGAGGCGCTTCGACCAGGTGGGCAAGACCAATTTCAGTTTCGACCAGGCAGGCTTCGTTTATTCCACGCAGACTGGCCAGAACTCGTTCCTTAACTTTGCATTCAACTATCACAAGAGTCGTAATTTCGACCAGATTCTCTCGGCAGCCAATAACTTACAAGGCTCATTGGGAAAACTTGCTTATCAAAAGAGTTGTTTAGCTAGCGAACGCCAAGGAGGTTATTATCTGGAAGAGGGTAGTAATGGGACTGTAGATGGCTGGCGTGATAAGGTAAGCAATGATCGTGCATATACCTATACACAGTGGGATCATGTTTACACGAATGGCTTGAACTGGGACCAGGATAATTTCCCTGCCAGTGAGACTTTCAAGAATGTTTATTTTGAAGGTACCGATTATAGTTTCGATCGTGCTCATAGCGGCTGGATTGGTAACTTTGATTTTAACCTGAGTGGTAATATCAATAATCAGGTATTTCTGGGACTTACACTGGGTCTCAAACAGGTAAACTATAAAGGCTATAGTGAGTATCAGGAATTCCTTGTTGATGGTCAAGACAGGCCTATTGGCAATACCGTATTGGCTGACGAGCGCAAGATAACAGGTACTGGTGTTGACCTTTCTGTAGGTGCAATTTTCCGTCCTTTCGAAGAATCTGCTTTCCGCTTTGGTGTCAGCATCACAACGCCTACATGGTATGACCTTAAGTCTCAGAATGCCACTTTATTAATAAATGCTACAGATTACAATGCACTGAATCCTTCATTCAAGAACTGGGGCTACGATGAGTATTCAAGTGGTGAGACTTACGAGTATAAATACTACACACCTTGGAAATTCGGACTCAGTTTAGGACATACCATAGGCAATTTCCTGGCTTTGGGTGCTAGCTATGAATATGCCGACTATAGCACAGCTGATAACCGTATTAATGATGGCTATGATGCATACGGAAATCCTGATTCTTACAGCGATGACGTCATGAACGCTCACACAGAGAATACTTTAAAGGGAGTTTCTACACTTAAACTCGGTGCAGAATTCAAACCAGATCCAAATTTTGCTGTACGTTTTGGCTATAACTATGTTTCTCCGATGTACCAAGATAACGGTGTACGTGACACGCGTTTGGCAAGCATTGGCAACTGGTATTCATCAACGGCTGATTATACAAACTGGAAATCTACAAACCGTATAACCTGTGGTCTTGGCTACAAGTACGATGGCTGGAATTTCGATGTAGCTTATCAGTATAATACTACAAACGGACAGTTCTTTCCATACCAGCCAAACGTAACTGCAACTGATGTTGTAGCTAATTCTGATGATTCACATGATTTTTTGACAAATACTTGTACACCTTCTGACGTAAAATTCAATCGTCATCAGTTACTCCTTACCGTTGGTTATACATTCTGA
- a CDS encoding 50S ribosomal protein L11 methyltransferase: MKYFEVNFTINAPEEQMQDARDILSALAGEAGFETFEDTDEGVKGYVQQALFDEDMLRALTGDFPLPSCEVSFVVSEAEDKDWNEQWEQEGFEPIVVKGEGLEVRGERLEVRGERLEVRDERLEVSGEGLEVSGEGLEDRPERTIIIHDGRHMPQNYPLTSNPSPLTTATAIEIDARLAFGTGTHETTRMMVGQLMGLKMDGRRVLDCGTGTGILGIAALKLGAAEAVGYDIDEWSADNARHNAVINMVDNRFTSLLGDAAILKEVEGLFDVVLANINRNILLNDMEAFVSKMAPNAILLLSGFYEQDILMLEEKAASLGLKKQAQQHDGDWACLKFIFA, from the coding sequence ATGAAATATTTTGAAGTGAATTTCACGATTAACGCTCCTGAGGAACAGATGCAGGATGCACGCGACATACTCTCGGCACTGGCTGGAGAGGCTGGTTTCGAAACTTTTGAGGATACAGACGAGGGCGTGAAAGGCTACGTGCAGCAGGCACTCTTTGATGAGGATATGCTCAGGGCACTGACGGGCGACTTCCCCCTACCCTCGTGTGAAGTTTCGTTTGTTGTGAGCGAGGCCGAGGACAAGGACTGGAACGAGCAATGGGAGCAAGAAGGATTTGAACCGATAGTGGTGAAGGGTGAGGGGTTGGAAGTTAGAGGTGAGAGGTTAGAGGTTAGAGGTGAGAGGTTAGAGGTTAGAGATGAGAGGTTAGAGGTTAGTGGTGAGGGGTTAGAGGTTAGTGGTGAGGGGTTAGAGGATAGACCTGAGCGCACGATTATTATTCATGATGGCCGTCACATGCCACAAAACTATCCTCTAACCTCTAACCCCTCACCCCTAACCACTGCCACTGCCATTGAAATAGATGCTCGACTGGCTTTCGGCACAGGCACCCACGAGACCACTCGCATGATGGTCGGTCAGCTGATGGGGCTGAAGATGGATGGCAGGCGCGTGCTGGATTGCGGCACGGGAACTGGCATTCTGGGAATTGCTGCGCTGAAGTTAGGAGCGGCTGAGGCGGTGGGCTACGATATTGACGAATGGAGTGCCGACAACGCACGGCATAATGCTGTGATAAATATGGTGGACAACAGGTTTACCTCGCTGCTGGGCGATGCTGCTATATTAAAAGAAGTAGAAGGGCTGTTTGACGTGGTGCTGGCCAATATCAACAGAAACATATTGCTGAACGATATGGAGGCTTTTGTCAGCAAAATGGCACCAAACGCTATCCTGCTGCTCAGCGGATTCTATGAGCAGGACATACTCATGCTGGAAGAGAAAGCGGCATCGCTAGGACTAAAAAAACAAGCCCAGCAGCACGACGGCGACTGGGCTTGCTTGAAATTCATCTTCGCTTAA
- a CDS encoding F0F1 ATP synthase subunit gamma, producing the protein MPSLKEIKGRIASVNSTRKITSAMKMVASSKLHHAQVAIQNMLPYETMLEHILKSFLAAEPGAQTIYDQERPVKRVALVVFSSNSSLCGAFNGNTIKVMMKATNALSEELGKENVEVYPIGRKVAEKARKLGYNVKCDLADLVDHPNVKQCIDLAVELGERFAKGEIDKVELIYHHFKSAGSQILTHKTFLPIDLESELNADHERDLTSNVVTRQAQEYLKKKGRKKKVKENEVAPLNDNFIVEPDMHTVLSQLIPKMGHLMLYTALLDSVASEHAARMVAMQTATDNANELLRQLNLQYNKSRQQAITSELLDIVGGSVNN; encoded by the coding sequence ATGCCGTCATTAAAGGAGATTAAAGGACGTATTGCTTCAGTCAACTCCACTCGCAAGATTACCAGTGCGATGAAGATGGTTGCTTCGTCGAAGCTGCATCATGCTCAGGTGGCAATTCAAAATATGCTGCCTTACGAGACTATGCTGGAGCACATCCTCAAGTCGTTCCTCGCGGCTGAACCTGGGGCTCAGACTATTTACGATCAGGAGCGACCAGTCAAGCGTGTGGCCTTGGTGGTATTCAGTAGTAACTCATCGCTTTGTGGTGCCTTCAACGGCAATACCATTAAGGTGATGATGAAGGCTACGAATGCGCTCTCAGAGGAACTGGGTAAGGAGAATGTAGAGGTTTATCCTATTGGACGAAAGGTGGCCGAGAAAGCCCGCAAACTGGGTTACAACGTGAAGTGTGATTTGGCCGACCTTGTGGACCATCCTAACGTGAAGCAGTGCATCGACCTGGCTGTGGAGCTGGGCGAGCGCTTTGCCAAAGGCGAGATAGACAAAGTAGAACTGATTTACCACCACTTCAAAAGTGCCGGTTCTCAGATTCTTACGCATAAGACCTTCCTGCCCATTGACCTTGAGTCAGAGCTGAATGCGGATCATGAGCGCGACCTGACGTCAAATGTGGTGACGAGACAGGCACAGGAGTATCTGAAGAAGAAGGGACGCAAGAAGAAGGTGAAAGAAAATGAGGTGGCTCCGCTCAATGACAACTTCATTGTAGAGCCCGATATGCACACTGTGCTGTCGCAGCTCATTCCCAAGATGGGCCATCTGATGCTCTATACCGCCTTGCTGGATAGCGTTGCCTCTGAGCACGCCGCCCGTATGGTGGCCATGCAGACCGCTACGGATAATGCCAACGAGCTGCTGCGCCAGTTGAACCTGCAGTACAACAAGAGTCGTCAGCAGGCTATTACCAGCGAGTTGCTCGATATCGTGGGAGGTTCCGTAAACAATTAA
- the atpA gene encoding F0F1 ATP synthase subunit alpha: MSDKIKPSEVSQVLLEQLNGISGSAQFDEVGTVLQVSDGVARIYGLRNAEANELLEFENGTMAIVMNLEEDNVGCVLLGTTSGIKEGMVVKRTKRIASIRVNDNMLGRVINPLGQAIDGKGDIDLKDSFEMPLDRKAPGVIYRQPVKEPLQTGLKAVDSMIPIGRGQRELIIGDRQTGKTAIAVDTIINQKSFYEAGKPVYCIYVAIGQKASTVAALVQTLKEHGAMPYTIIVAATAADPAAMQYYAPFAGAAIGEYFRDRGLPALVVYDDLSKQAVAYREVSLILRRPSGREAYPGDVFYLHSRLLERAAKMNEQQEVAEQMNDLPECMKGHVKGGGSLTALPIIETQAGDVSAYIPTNVISITDGQIFLESDLFNQGFRPAINVGISVSRVGGSAQIKSMKKVAGTLKIDQAQYRELEAFSKFSSDMDAVTAMTLDRGRKNNQLLIQPQYSPMPVGEQVAILYCGVNGLMRQVPIEKVRQCQDQFLDKLRSAHPEVIETLASGKIDDATVGTIEQVMADIAGTYKA; the protein is encoded by the coding sequence ATGTCAGATAAAATTAAACCAAGCGAAGTCTCTCAGGTGCTGCTTGAACAGCTGAACGGCATCTCAGGTAGTGCCCAGTTCGACGAGGTGGGTACCGTGCTTCAGGTCTCTGACGGTGTGGCTCGTATCTATGGTCTTCGTAATGCCGAGGCCAACGAGCTGCTGGAGTTCGAGAACGGCACGATGGCCATCGTGATGAACCTTGAAGAAGACAACGTGGGTTGTGTGCTGCTGGGCACCACGTCGGGCATCAAGGAAGGTATGGTGGTGAAGCGCACCAAGCGCATTGCCTCTATCCGCGTGAACGATAATATGCTGGGCCGCGTAATCAACCCATTGGGTCAGGCCATCGACGGTAAGGGCGATATTGACCTGAAAGACTCGTTCGAGATGCCCCTAGACCGTAAGGCACCTGGCGTTATTTATCGCCAGCCCGTGAAGGAGCCCCTGCAGACCGGCTTGAAGGCTGTTGACTCAATGATTCCTATCGGTCGTGGCCAGCGTGAGTTGATCATCGGTGACCGTCAGACGGGTAAGACGGCCATTGCTGTAGACACTATCATCAACCAGAAGAGTTTCTACGAGGCTGGCAAACCCGTATATTGTATCTATGTGGCCATTGGTCAGAAAGCCTCTACCGTTGCCGCCCTGGTGCAGACCCTGAAGGAGCATGGCGCTATGCCTTACACCATTATCGTAGCTGCTACTGCTGCCGATCCCGCTGCTATGCAGTACTACGCACCTTTCGCTGGTGCCGCTATCGGTGAGTATTTCCGCGACCGTGGTCTGCCCGCATTGGTGGTCTATGACGACCTGTCAAAGCAGGCAGTGGCCTATCGTGAGGTATCTCTGATTCTGCGTCGTCCTTCTGGTCGTGAAGCTTATCCTGGTGACGTATTCTACCTGCACTCTCGTTTGCTGGAGCGTGCTGCAAAGATGAACGAACAGCAGGAGGTGGCCGAGCAGATGAACGACCTGCCTGAATGTATGAAGGGTCATGTCAAGGGTGGTGGTTCGCTCACCGCTCTGCCTATCATTGAGACTCAAGCTGGCGACGTGTCAGCTTACATCCCCACCAACGTGATCTCTATCACCGATGGTCAGATTTTCTTGGAGTCAGACCTCTTCAACCAGGGCTTCCGTCCTGCCATCAACGTAGGTATCTCTGTATCTCGTGTGGGTGGTTCGGCACAGATCAAGTCTATGAAGAAGGTTGCTGGTACGCTGAAGATTGACCAAGCTCAGTATCGTGAGCTCGAGGCCTTCTCTAAATTCTCAAGCGATATGGATGCTGTGACGGCTATGACTCTTGACAGAGGTCGTAAGAACAATCAGTTGCTTATTCAGCCTCAGTATTCACCTATGCCCGTGGGCGAGCAGGTGGCCATTCTCTATTGCGGTGTGAATGGTTTGATGCGTCAAGTGCCCATTGAGAAGGTTCGCCAGTGTCAGGATCAGTTCCTCGACAAGTTGCGTTCTGCCCATCCCGAGGTTATAGAGACACTGGCAAGCGGCAAGATTGATGATGCCACCGTTGGCACCATTGAGCAGGTAATGGCCGATATTGCAGGAACCTATAAAGCCTAA
- a CDS encoding F0F1 ATP synthase subunit delta, with protein MDIGVISVRYARALLKSATDAKQESEVYQEMMLLAKSFIEVPALRQTIDNPMLAKEKKQMLLETAVGGNESSALSKAFIALVLKEGRENMIQFMANSYVTLYRQQKNIILGKLTTATRVSAATEQKMRQMVEAKTQGTVEFETQVNPDIIGGFVLEYDTFRMDASVKSRLNSILNTLKK; from the coding sequence ATGGATATAGGAGTAATATCGGTTAGGTATGCACGTGCTCTTCTGAAGAGTGCGACCGATGCGAAGCAAGAAAGCGAGGTGTATCAGGAGATGATGCTCTTGGCAAAGAGTTTCATTGAGGTGCCCGCTCTTCGCCAAACGATAGACAACCCCATGCTCGCCAAGGAGAAGAAGCAGATGTTGCTCGAAACCGCCGTTGGTGGTAATGAGTCGTCGGCTCTCTCGAAAGCTTTCATAGCCCTGGTGCTCAAGGAAGGTCGCGAGAACATGATTCAGTTCATGGCCAATTCTTACGTCACACTCTATCGTCAGCAGAAGAATATCATCCTTGGAAAACTGACTACTGCCACTCGTGTGTCGGCTGCTACCGAGCAGAAGATGCGCCAAATGGTAGAGGCAAAGACTCAAGGCACAGTAGAGTTTGAGACGCAGGTCAATCCTGACATTATCGGAGGTTTCGTGCTCGAATACGACACCTTCCGTATGGATGCCAGTGTGAAATCGCGCCTTAACTCAATACTCAACACACTGAAAAAATAA
- the atpF gene encoding F0F1 ATP synthase subunit B encodes MDFTKLPSILTPDLGLLFWMLIAFLVVFLVLAKYGFPAIINMVDERKRYIDESLQKAHEASERLENIKQEGEAILQEAREKQAQMLKEAAETRDAIVEKAQEKAREESARLLNDAKLEIEQQKQAAIADIRQQVATLSVEIAEKVLKQNLKDDKSQMDLIDRMLDDISSNK; translated from the coding sequence ATGGATTTCACTAAATTGCCATCAATCCTGACGCCCGATCTCGGACTCTTGTTCTGGATGCTCATAGCGTTCTTGGTGGTCTTCCTTGTGCTTGCAAAGTACGGCTTTCCTGCTATCATTAATATGGTAGATGAGCGTAAGCGGTATATTGACGAGAGTCTGCAGAAGGCACACGAGGCATCAGAGCGCCTTGAGAATATCAAGCAAGAAGGTGAAGCCATTCTTCAGGAAGCACGCGAAAAGCAAGCCCAGATGCTGAAGGAGGCTGCTGAGACACGCGATGCCATTGTAGAGAAAGCCCAGGAAAAGGCTCGTGAGGAAAGTGCCCGTTTGCTCAATGACGCAAAACTTGAGATTGAGCAGCAGAAGCAAGCCGCTATAGCCGATATCCGTCAGCAAGTAGCTACATTAAGCGTAGAAATCGCCGAGAAGGTTCTGAAGCAGAACCTGAAGGACGATAAGTCGCAGATGGATCTCATCGACCGTATGTTGGATGATATATCTTCTAATAAATAA